The following proteins are co-located in the uncultured Draconibacterium sp. genome:
- a CDS encoding L-rhamnose/proton symporter RhaT, giving the protein MIAPNPIVGTGFHAIGGISASTCYLPSQKLKQWSWGTYWLVQAFFAWIVMPTLIGWLTVPGFFEILRTAPKDVVWIAFLLGAVYGFGGMSFGFAIRHIGYSLTYTIAIGMSAILGTFVPLILYGGLVEYFTAPGGSIILIGIILALFGVSLSGYAGFRKEKDLMVLSGEKVKFNMKLGLVLVIIAGILSAVFNISLEHGQPISDMAAKNGAGHFEGNAKYIVSTSGTFLVNFVWFFIAGIRQKTLKEFTARSGIKTTDQLKNWFWSILSGVLWFGQFFFYGLGHVKMGKFQFISWVLHMSMLIFFSYIVGVVMKEWKSVSRKTFITLLLALSVLILSFVVITYGSTLG; this is encoded by the coding sequence ATGATCGCACCTAATCCGATAGTTGGTACCGGTTTTCATGCCATTGGCGGAATTTCCGCGTCAACCTGCTATTTGCCTTCACAAAAATTAAAACAATGGTCGTGGGGAACCTACTGGCTGGTTCAGGCTTTTTTTGCCTGGATTGTTATGCCAACACTCATCGGTTGGTTGACCGTTCCCGGTTTTTTCGAAATATTACGTACAGCTCCAAAAGATGTGGTTTGGATCGCATTTTTACTGGGAGCTGTTTATGGTTTTGGAGGCATGTCGTTTGGTTTCGCTATTCGACATATCGGTTATTCTCTGACTTATACAATTGCCATTGGGATGTCCGCCATTTTAGGAACTTTTGTACCCTTGATTTTGTATGGGGGATTGGTTGAATATTTTACTGCTCCCGGCGGATCGATAATTCTAATTGGTATTATCCTGGCTTTATTTGGTGTTTCTTTGAGTGGTTATGCCGGCTTCCGCAAGGAAAAAGACCTGATGGTTTTGTCGGGCGAAAAAGTAAAATTTAATATGAAACTGGGGTTGGTGCTTGTAATCATCGCCGGAATTTTATCGGCAGTTTTTAATATTTCTCTGGAACACGGTCAGCCTATTTCTGATATGGCAGCAAAAAACGGTGCCGGTCATTTCGAAGGAAATGCAAAATACATTGTATCTACTTCAGGCACTTTTCTGGTCAACTTTGTATGGTTTTTTATTGCCGGTATTCGCCAGAAAACATTAAAAGAATTTACAGCACGTTCAGGAATTAAAACTACGGATCAGCTAAAAAACTGGTTTTGGTCGATCTTATCCGGAGTGCTGTGGTTCGGACAATTTTTCTTTTACGGGCTGGGACACGTTAAAATGGGTAAGTTTCAGTTTATCAGCTGGGTGCTGCACATGTCGATGCTTATCTTTTTTAGCTATATAGTTGGTGTGGTTATGAAGGAATGGAAAAGTGTTTCGCGCAAAACTTTTATAACCTTATTGCTGGCTCTTTCCGTATTAATACTGTCGTTTGTTGTAATTACTTACGGTAGCACACTTGGATAA
- a CDS encoding L-rhamnose mutarotase, which translates to MKRFGQTIKLKPDGAAEYIKHHAAVWPGVLAKIKECNLSNYSIFVRDTILFAYFEYTGKDFDADMKKMAAHEETQRWWDVVKPLMQPIDSATSDEFWADMEEIFHLE; encoded by the coding sequence ATGAAACGTTTTGGACAAACCATAAAACTGAAACCCGATGGGGCTGCTGAATATATAAAACATCACGCAGCTGTTTGGCCGGGTGTGCTTGCAAAAATCAAAGAATGTAATCTGTCCAATTATTCCATCTTCGTGAGAGATACTATTTTGTTTGCTTACTTCGAATATACCGGCAAAGATTTTGATGCCGATATGAAAAAAATGGCGGCTCACGAAGAAACACAGCGCTGGTGGGATGTGGTAAAACCATTAATGCAACCTATTGACTCTGCAACTTCAGACGAATTCTGGGCCGATATGGAGGAAATTTTTCATTTGGAATAA
- a CDS encoding RNA polymerase sigma-70 factor, whose amino-acid sequence MQVIGGIPENVLIDRIKQGDQTAFELLFKFYYPGLVVFASHFGIDQADSEEIVQDFFVRIWQHRHKINQSDSLKAYFFTSIKNKSLNVLKQKKRNDKLIKKLILVSEESHSYNYDIFIESELQTKIRTSFNLIPPRSKEVFFLSRVTGISNDEIAKRLDISKRTVETHISNALKILKTELKEFLTLLILIDILLK is encoded by the coding sequence ATGCAGGTTATTGGAGGAATTCCTGAAAATGTATTGATAGACCGCATAAAACAGGGCGACCAAACTGCGTTCGAGCTCCTTTTTAAATTCTATTATCCGGGGCTTGTGGTTTTTGCTTCGCATTTTGGAATTGATCAGGCAGACTCGGAGGAAATTGTTCAGGATTTTTTTGTACGTATCTGGCAGCACCGCCATAAAATTAATCAGTCGGATTCGTTAAAAGCCTATTTTTTCACATCCATAAAAAACAAGTCGCTAAATGTTCTAAAGCAAAAAAAGCGAAATGATAAGTTAATAAAGAAGTTAATACTGGTTTCGGAAGAAAGTCATTCATACAATTACGATATTTTTATTGAGTCGGAATTACAAACGAAAATCAGAACCAGTTTTAACCTCATTCCTCCCCGCTCGAAGGAAGTATTTTTTTTAAGCCGGGTTACCGGGATATCAAATGATGAAATCGCAAAAAGACTGGATATTTCAAAACGAACAGTGGAAACACATATTTCCAATGCCCTAAAAATTCTAAAAACAGAGCTTAAAGAATTTCTTACGCTTTTAATTCTGATCGATATTCTATTAAAATAA
- a CDS encoding FecR domain-containing protein, translating to MNDKNASSRKIKIQNEDQLHAKIITDPEEQKLEAAFLIQKIDSVDIEKGFKNVSRRIEKKARFIHNINIISRVAAILLIPVLFLSVWYNVINKQNNQIETTYHTVNCPVGIKTQLSLPDGSLVWLNSGTTVKYQLPFTNKTRKIEMDGEAFFEIKKDRIPFIVNTGNTKVKVYGTEFNVKAYSSDNQIEVALKEGSIGFTATNNMDEKRLSPNDFLTFNKTTNAVETINQNINKYIAWRNNQLVFDETPLSEMALMLERWYGIQVEIKDDDLLRYKFTTTFENEPLLQVIELLELSSPIKIKYIPTKIDDQSNVISKAKIVINKK from the coding sequence ATGAATGATAAAAACGCCAGTTCGAGAAAAATAAAAATTCAGAATGAAGACCAGCTTCACGCGAAGATAATTACCGATCCGGAAGAACAAAAACTGGAAGCAGCATTTCTGATTCAAAAAATCGATTCGGTTGATATCGAAAAGGGATTCAAAAATGTGAGCCGCCGTATTGAGAAAAAGGCGCGGTTTATACATAACATTAATATTATTTCAAGAGTTGCAGCAATTTTGCTCATTCCTGTACTATTTCTATCGGTTTGGTATAACGTAATAAACAAACAAAACAATCAGATTGAAACAACTTACCACACCGTAAACTGCCCCGTTGGAATTAAAACACAGTTGTCGCTTCCCGACGGATCTTTAGTTTGGTTAAATTCGGGAACAACAGTAAAATATCAACTCCCCTTTACTAACAAAACCCGCAAGATTGAAATGGATGGTGAAGCTTTTTTTGAGATAAAAAAAGATCGTATTCCTTTTATTGTAAATACCGGCAATACGAAAGTTAAAGTATACGGAACCGAATTTAATGTAAAAGCATATAGCAGCGACAATCAGATTGAAGTGGCACTTAAAGAAGGAAGTATCGGGTTTACCGCCACAAATAATATGGATGAAAAAAGGTTGTCGCCAAACGATTTTCTCACCTTTAATAAAACGACCAATGCAGTTGAAACCATAAACCAAAACATAAATAAATACATTGCCTGGCGTAACAACCAATTGGTTTTTGATGAAACTCCACTTTCAGAAATGGCTTTGATGCTGGAACGCTGGTACGGTATTCAGGTTGAAATAAAAGACGATGATCTTTTGAGATATAAGTTTACAACCACATTCGAAAACGAACCTCTTTTACAGGTTATAGAACTGCTGGAACTAAGTTCGCCCATAAAAATCAAATACATTCCAACTAAAATAGACGACCAATCGAATGTTATTAGCAAAGCAAAAATAGTAATCAATAAAAAATAA